From the Mangifera indica cultivar Alphonso chromosome 10, CATAS_Mindica_2.1, whole genome shotgun sequence genome, one window contains:
- the LOC123227098 gene encoding DNA-directed RNA polymerases IV and V subunit 4-like has translation MEKGGKGGKSSLKSSLGGKDDDSAKSKRGRKVQFDTEGSPNGEFNIFSKSAGKFETTFAKGGLEKGGKGVLAANGGKASSAKEALPLELRIEHELSKNAKCLMDCEAAYILEGIQDQMVLLSADPAIKIPVSFDRGLQYAKSSSHYSDHQAVRKVLDPLTEYGVTDGEICVIANICPETIEEIFALVPSLKAKRSILRAPLKDVLIELSKFKKSE, from the exons ATGGAGAAAGGAGGGAAAGGGGGTAAATCCTCTCTCAAAT CATCGCTAGGAGGAAAGGATGACGACTCAGCAAAGTCAAAGCGGGGAAGAAAAGTTCAGTTTGATACTGAAG GTTCACCTAATGGGGAATTTAACATCTTTTCAAAATCTGCTGGGAAGTTTGAAACCACTTTTGCTAAAG gtGGCTTGGAGAAAGGGGGAAAAGGAGTTTTGGCGGCAAATGGTGGGAAGGCTTCTTCAGCTAAGGAAGCACTACCACTTGAACTCAGAATTGAGCACG AGCTTTCAAAGAATGCCAAATGCCTGATGGACTGTGAGGCTGCATATATTTTAGAGGGAATCCAGGACCAGATGGTTTTATTATCTGCAGATCCCGCCATTAAAATCCCTGT ATCATTTGACAGGGGGCTGCAGTATGCCAAAAGCAGTAGCCATTACTCAGATCACCAAGCTGTCAGAAAGGTTCTTGA CCCTCTAACGGAATATGGTGTCACTGATGGCGAG ATATGTGTGATTGCCAACATTTGTCCTGAAACTATTGAGGAAATATTTGCTCTTGTTCCATCCTTGAAG GCTAAGAGAAGCATACTCCGTGCCCCCCTCAAAGATGTATTAATTGAGCTATCTAAATTTAAGAAGTCAGAATGA